In the Chiloscyllium plagiosum isolate BGI_BamShark_2017 chromosome 15, ASM401019v2, whole genome shotgun sequence genome, one interval contains:
- the LOC122557536 gene encoding LOW QUALITY PROTEIN: T-cell-specific guanine nucleotide triphosphate-binding protein 2-like (The sequence of the model RefSeq protein was modified relative to this genomic sequence to represent the inferred CDS: substituted 1 base at 1 genomic stop codon), protein MSSTKLKSHYEMGGQESVPLLQKKINDLSNTGKSGAGKSTFLNAMRGLKIDDEGAAKTGTIETTMEPIGYTHPRLLHVIFWDLPGIVTDEFLRNKYVREMKFKRFDFFIIISACRFSENDTKLAKEIKQLKKNFYFIRSKIDDDLDSLSKGERNFNEXEELEKMRHDCVSHLQDAGIPSPRVYLISSFGLN, encoded by the coding sequence ATGAGTTCAACAAAACTGAAGTCTCATTATGAAATGGGTGGGCAGGAGTCAGTTCCACTGCTGCAGAAGAAGATAAATGATCTGAGCAACACAGGAAAATCAGGCGCAGGGAAATCCACCTTCCTCAATGCGATGAGAGGGCTTAAGATAGATGATGAGGGAGCAGCCAAAACTGGGACGATCGAAACCACAATGGAGCCAATCGGATACACACATCCAAGACTACTTCATGTTATTTTCTGGGATCTGCCAGGAATTGTAACAGATGAATTCCTGCGAAACAAATACGTGAGggaaatgaaatttaaaagattTGATTTCTTCATTATTATCTCAGCCTGTCGATTCTCTGAAAATGATACAAAACTTGCCAAAGAGATTAAACAGCTGAAGAAGAATTTCTACTTCATTCGATCGAAGATTGATGATGATCTTGATTCGTTGAGCAAAGGAGAGAGGAATTTTAATGAATAGGAAGAACTGGAGAAGATGAGGCATGACTGTGTCAGCCACTTGCAAGATGCAGGGATCCCATCACCCCGAGTGTACCTGATATCAAGCTTTGGTTTGAATTAG